GCGGCTGGAGCCGCACGTGCCAGCCTCCGGCCAGTCGCCGCGGCAGCGGGTCCTCGGCGAGGAAACGGTCGAGCGCGGCATCGTCCTCCCACGCGGCGAGCAGCGCGGCCCGGCCGGGGCGCAGCACGGGCGGACCGGAGGCGATGGCACCGGTGAGGGTGGTCTGGGCGTACCGGAGGCCCGGGGTGGAGTCCGGCCGTGGACGCTCGCGGAGGACGGCGCGGACGTTGCGGACACCGATGTCGGCGAAATGAAGGGAAACGATCACGATGAGCCCCCGTACCTGGTCCTGTGGGACGGTCCTGCCGCGGCAGTTCCACCGGATCCTGCCGGCTCCGCTGATCCTGACGAAGCTACTGATGCGTATACCAAGCGGTACACGCTCCAGTATCCTTCATCACAGCGGCCAAGGCGAGCCGAAATCACCAGCCGGAACAAGCCAGATTGCAGGGGGGAGCGCATGAGCGAGATCGACCGGAGCCGCGCCGCGCGGGCCGAGGCCAGGACGCGTATCGAGGACACGGCGGCCCGGCTGTTCGCGGAGCGCGGCTTCGCGGGCACCACCATCGGGGAGATCGCCGCCGAAGCGGGCCTGAGCAAGCCGATGCTCTACCGGCACTTCGACTCCAAGCAGGAGCTGCACCTCGCCCTGCTGGAGCGGCACCGCGATGAGCTGGCGGCCGCCCCGATCCGCGAACTCCTCCACGGCGACGGCGATCTGGCCACGAGGATGACGGCGATGTACGACGCCTGGTTCGGCTATGTGCAGAGCCATCCGTACACCTGGCGCATGATGTTCCGGGACACCACGGGCGACGCGCAGGTCGCGGCCTTCCACCGTGAACTGCAGCGCAGACAGCGGGAGACGGACGTGGCGCTGCTGCGCGAGTTCGTGCCCGGCATCCCCGAGGCCGAGCTGGAACCCCTCGGCGAGGCGATCCGCAGTTCGCTCTACGGGCTCGCGCTGTGGTGGCTGGAGCGGCCCGACCGCCCCCGCGAGCTGCTGGTCGCGACGATGGTACGGATCACCCGTGGCCTGATCTCCACCGTCGAGGCCCCGAGCGGCGGGCACGGGGACGACGGGCAGGCCGCCGAGGCCGCCGGTGCATCGGCGGGGAAGGGCACTCCCGGCCCGCCGGGAGGGACGGACTGAGCGGCCTCACACCACCGCCGGGGACGCCGGGTGGAGCGCCGCCCGCAACTGCCCCGTCCAGTGGGCCGTCATCTCCTTCGCCACCCGGGTGTCCGGGGCGTACAGCTCGAAGCCGTGCCAGGCACCGGGCACATTGCGGACCGTGACCGGCACGCCCGCGTCCATCAGGCGCCGGGCGTAGGCCAGCCCCGCCTCGCGCATCGGATCGAGATCGCAGACCAGGACATGGGCCGGTGGCAGCCCCGACAGCTCGGTGGCGCGAGCGGGCGCGGCATACGCCTCGGCCACCGTCGTCCCTTCCGGAAGATAGTGCCTCCACGACGACTGGACGCCGCGACCGTTGAGCACCCGCGCGTCCAGGGCTCCCTCCGTGTCCGCTGCCGTGCCGGCCGCCGCGTCCGCCCCGACCCGGTCATCCAGATCCGGGACGCACAGCGACTGACAGGCCAGCTCCGGCCCGCCGCGGTCGCGGGCCATCAGGGCGACCGCGGCACTGAGTCCACCGCCCGCCGACTTGCCGGCCACCGCGATCCGCGCAGGATCGATGCCCAGCTCCGCGGCCCGCCCGGCCACCCATTCCAGCGCGAGATAGCAGTCCTCCACCGCGGCCGGATAGCGGTGCTCCGGGGCCAGGCGGTATTCGACGGTGACGATCACGGCGGGCAGTTCGCGGCAGAGCTCGATGGCCACCCGGTCCTGCCCCGGCAGCGCCCGCCCCAGGGCGAACCCGCCCCCGTGGAAGTGCAGTACGGCGGGCAGCCCGTTCCCGGCGCCACTGGCGATCCCGGTGTCCTCGGCGGCGGTACCCACCGCCCCCTCCGGACGGTAGACCTCGACCGTCAACGCGCCGCCATCCGTCAGCGTGCCGCCGTCCGCCGGCGCGCCGCCGACCGTTCGCGGGATGTCGAAACGCTCACTGCACACGCCCGTACGGTCCGCCGGGAAGGCGGCCAGCATGTCGTGGAATGCGGCGCGCGCGGCCTCGATGTCCTCATACGGATCGGCGACCCGCGGCAACGCCTCATAGGCCGGCACGAGTTCGGGGTGCACCCGCGCCGCGGTCCGGTCATTCATCTCGGGCTGGACGCTCATACGGAGTGCTCCTCGTTCAGAACGGACATGCCACAGCTTCTGCTCACGATCTCCGCCCGCACGCGCCCACGCCCACCGACAAGCTGTACGCGCCCACGCACAGCCTGCATGCGCCCACGCACAGCCTGCACCGGCCCCGCCGCGCCCGCCGCCCCACCCTCTCCGCCGCCCCGCCCCGCCGCGCCCGCTCACTTCGCCTCCGCATAACACTCGACCACCGCCGTGGTGAACGGAAAGCGGACCGGCGTCTCCCCGAACGCGATCCGCCCGGCCGTCGCGGCGGCCGCCGTGATCGCCCCGGCGACCGTCGCCGCCTCCGCCGCGGGGCAGTGGACGATCACCTCGTCATGCTGGAAGAAGACCAGTTCGGCGCGGAGCCCGCCCTCCGACAGCGAGCGGCGCAGCGCGGCCAGTAGCAGCAGGGCCCAGTCGGCAGCGCTGCCCTGGACGACGAAATTGCGGGTGAACCGGCCGCGCGCGCGGGCGGCCGCCGAGCCGCTGCCGTAGGCCGGGGACGGTTCCTCGTCCTGGGGCAGGCCCGCCTCGTCGGGGGGTGCCACGGAAGCGGGCGGGCAGGTGCGGCCCAGCCAGGTGCGCACCAGCCGTCCTTCCTCGCCCGCGCGCGCCGCCTCGTCCACATACGCCACCGCGGCCGGATAGCGGCGGCGTAGATCGGCCATGTGCTTGAGGGCGTCGCCGGACGTCTGGCCGTAAATGGCGCCCAGCAGACCGAGCTTGGCCCGGTCGCGGTCACCCCCGAACGCGCGGGCGGCCAGATCCGCGTACAGATCCTCGCCGCGGCCGGCCAGCTCCATCAGGCCCCGGTCGCGGGAGACGGCCGCCAGTACCCGGGGTTCCATCTGGGCGGCGTCGGCGACCACCAGGCGCCATCCCGGGTCGGCGCGTACGGCCTGCCGGATCACCTTGGGGATCTGCAGGGCACCACCGCCGTTGGTGGTCCAGCGGCCGGAGACCGTGCCACCGGGCAGATACTCGGGGCGGAAGCGGCCGTCGTGCACCCACTGCTGGAGCCATGTCCACCCATGGGCGGTGTAGAGGCGGTAGAGCGTCTTGTACCGCAGCAGCGGCGCAACCGCGGGGTGATCGATCTGCTGCAGCTCCCATTTACGGGTCGAGGCGAGGGAAATCCCGGCACCGGCAAAGGCCTTGATGATGTCCTGGGGCAGATCGGGGCGCACCCGCCGGCCCGCCCCGAAGGCCCGGGACACCTCGTCGGCCAGCTCCGCCATCCGGCGCGGCTCCCCGCCGCCCGGATAGCGCTCTCCCAGCAGCTCGTCGAGCAGCTTGCGGTGCACGTCGGCGCGCCAGGGCACTCCGGCCCGCCCCATTTCCGTGGCGACCAGCATGCCCGCGGATTCGGCGGCGAGCAGCAGCCGCATCCGGTCCGGATGTTCCGCCCTCCTGGTACGCGCCAGGTGTCCCGCATAGACCTCCAGCAGCGCCGTGAGCTCGTCCGTGCCGGGCGGCAGCGGCACCGGGCCCGGCTCGAACAGGGACGGCTGGGCCTGAGCCGTACGGACCGGCGCGTCCTGCGGGACGGGCCGGCCGTGGAGCCGCGCCCAGGCGGCGGCCAGTGAATGCGGCTGGCCCGACTGGCCCTCCTCATGGCCGATCAGCAGCGCCTCGGCGGCCTCCACGTCATAGCACCGCTCGACCCGCACCCCCGCCGCCGCCAGCCGCCGGTAGATCTCCGCGGTGGACCGCCACACCCACCGCTCGACCTCGGGCCGACTGCGCACGGCCTCGGCGAGCGAGGGCTCCCGCAACACCGGTCCGGCGGCCCGCCCGTCCCGGTCGAGCGGGCAGAGACGCGCACCCCCGTCGCCCGTCTCCACCACCGCCCATCTCATGCCTGTGAGTCTTCCACCAGGGTCTGACATTCGCCCTGACCAGCGCAGACGACACGACCCCGGCACCCCTCACACCGGCGACGATCACCCCCTGACGCCCTTGCCCTCGGCGCCGGCCCCAACCGGACGCGATCTCAGGCAGGTTGACGTTCCGCGCACCATGCGGTGTGCGCACCACCCTCCATGCCGCCGCCCGGCCGGATCCGGCGTTCGGCAAACAGCCACGTCAACTCAGGGCTCTGCCGGGGTATTTGAGGACGGAATCCAGTGGTCCGGCCGCCCGCCGGCAAAGGCCGGTGCAAATTCTTCGTACCGGCCTTTGAAATGCCAAAACGGTACCCGAAAGGCGAACTCGGCCGGGGTGCAGTGATATGTATCTATGGTTTCGTGGCATTCGGGTGAAACGGCGAAACCGCACCCCCAGAAGCGAGTTGACCAGTGCGCTCCGGAAACGGGCACTCCGCTTCGAGAAGGGTAAATCGTGATCAAGAAGGTCCTGGCCACGACGGCTGTAGCCGCGTCCGTCGTCGGCATCTCGGCAACGGTCGCCCCCCAGGCGATGGCGATCGGCAACCACAACGGCACGTCGACGGTCAACGGCAACGGTGCCAAGAGCGCGTTCGGCAACTCCACCACCGTGGGCAAGATGAGCCCCCAGCTGGAGCTCATTCAGGGCTCGCTGAACAAGCCCTGCCTCGGCATCGGCAAGGTCGACGCTCAGGTCGCCGCGGTTCTGGCCAATGTGCAGGACGTCAACGTCCTGTCGTCGCCGCAGAACCAGCAGTGCACGGAGAACTCCACCCAGGCCAAGGGCGACGAGGCGCTGTCGCACATCCTCAGCGACATCCCGATCCTGTCCGGGAACGGCGTCGGTAACCGCTGAGCCGGCCATCGGTCGCAGGTCCGGACCGCCGGCTCTCGCTTCCGGAGCGGTCCGGGGCCAGTGGCGCCCCGTGATGAACCGTAGGGACGGAATTCTCGATCCCCCTTTCGGTAGGAATTCGTATTCGGCGGGTACCTCGCCTGTTCGAACTCCGGTGTTTTTTCCGCGTCGTATGCGCGGTGACAATCTCCTGAAGCGGTGTTGCATCGTTCGGGCGATTCCTCCGAAAACCTCCCGGCAAGAGTTTCGCGCACGAGGGGAAATCGTTACCAATATCGCAGCGGTGTTACGGGCGAGCAGAAAACCGCCCGTGCGACACGACGGTCGTGTTCGCCACGGACCCGCTGCAAGGAAGGGCTGAAAGTGAAGTACGCAAAGGTCGCAGCGATCACTGCCGGAACCATCATGGCGGTGGGCTCGGCTACGCCGGCGTTCGCCGACGCGGGTATCGCGGGTGGCGCCAAGAACTCGCCCGGTGTGATCTCCGGCAACGCCATCCAGGTTCCGGTGCACATCCCGATCAACATCTGCGGCAACACCGTCAACATCGTCGCGCTGCTGAACCCGGCGTTCGGCAACACCTGCGTGAACGCCTGACTCGAAGGAATTCGAGCCATGTCGATGTGACCTGGCCCCGGTGCGCGGTCCCTGCGCACCGGGGCCGGTCGCCATTCGCATGGTGCAGGTGGATACACAACACCCGTAATTTTCGGGCGGCTTGTCCGAGAAGAATGTAACTTCAGGGTTTCTCAGGACGTAGGCACTCGTTAGTCACGCTGAGATCGGTCATCCGAGCAGCGAAATGATTGCTCATGTGGTGTTGCTGCCGCCGGACCGCCAAGCACCGCCCGAGAAGGGACAGTTGAAGTGAAGTACGCAAAGTCTGCCGCGGTTGTTGCCGGTTCCGTCATGGCGCTGGGGGTCGCTGCACCCGCCTTCGCCGCCCCGCCAGGAGCCCCGACCATGAGCCTCAACGGCGGGCTGACCGACGCGCTGAGCAGCAAGCAGCTGGACGGCCACCAGCTCACACCGCTGGTCAAAACGGTCAAGACCGCGGGGGGCAACGTCAGGTCGACCAATGCGAAGAAGCTGCTCCGTGGTGTCACCGGGGCGGCGGCCAAGAAGACTCCGCTGCTCGGCGGTCTGCCGCTCAAGTAATTCCCGGGCGCCCGACGTGGGCCGCCGCGGGGGTGGGCAGCGGAGCTGTCCGTCCCGGGCTTGCGACGCGGGCGCGGATTTCACTGTCTTCGGCTGTGCCCGGTGAGTGCGACGCGGTAGCGGAATTCGCGTGGCCCGACTGCTGACATGCAGTGCTCGAAGCTTTACCCCCGCTTTCTCGCCCTCGGGTCCCGGCCCGGTCCGGCCCCGGAGCGCCGGCCACGATGCCGGTCCGTAAAAGTGACTCCGGAAAGCGGCTCGGAAAATCGCTCCGGTGGCCGGCTCGGAGAGTCGCTCCGGCGGTCAGCTCATTTGAGTGAATGAGAACAACCAAAAACATCCCTGTGAGTTGGGCAGATTGCCCGGCCCAAGGGCATCCCGAAACACGAAGGATCAAAATGATCAAGAAGGCTTTGGCCACCGCAGCCGCGGCTGCGTCCATTGTCGGCGTGGCCGCCGCTGCCGCCCCCCAGGCGATGGCGATCGGTAACCAGCACGGAACGTCTTCCGTCAACGGCAACGGCGCGCAGCAGTATTTCGGAAACTCCACCACGTACGGCTACATGAGCCCGCAGATCGGCCTGATCCAGGGCTCGCTCAACAAGCCCTGCCTGGCTCTGGGCAAGCTGAACCTCCAGGGTGCGAGCGCTCTCCAGCTGCAGGACATCAACGTCCTGTCGTCGCCGCAGAACCAGCAGTGCACCGAGAATTCCACCCAGGCCAAGGGCGACGAGCCGCTGTCGCACATCCTGGACAACATCCCGATCCTTTCCGGCAACGGCGCCGGCAACCACTGATCGGCTGATGAGCACCCGGGCCGCCCGGTCCTCCTTCTTCCGGGCGGCCCGGGTTCCCGACGTCCGGCGCCGGGGCGGAAATGTTATTCGCTCGTGACTGAACTCCGCTGCGCCGGATCGTTAGGAATGATGTGTGGAGGGAAGCATGCCAATGCCCTTGCGAGATTGATGGGGCCGCGAGGGTATTGGCATGCCGGCCGTAACGAGTGCAGGGCCCGCGAATCCGTTCAGCGGTTTCGCGGGCCCTGCGTCGTACGAAGGCAGAAGGTCATTGCGCTCGGGCCGGTCCGGGCCGCTCAGGGGCGATCGGGGATGTTCACGGGGACGCCCCGAGGGTGACAAGTCGCATATTCGGTGCGCGAATTGGGGCGGGGTGTCGGCGGCAGCGGCAGCTGATGCCCATGCGGAAGAACTGTGCCTGCTATTCGGGTGACGGTGCAGAACTCAAGCCCATATGGCGGGTTGTTCAAACAGGGCTCCCGTGTCGGGAGTTTCTTCTCCTGAAGGGTTTGCGTGATGAAGAAGATGATGGCGGGCGCGGCTGTGGCGGCGTCGCTGATCGGTATGTCCGCTGCGGCCGCTCCCGACGCCATGGCGATCGGTGACCAGACGGGCACCAGCACGGTCAACGGAAACGGGGCGGCGTCGGTCTACGGCAACTCCACCACGCGCGGCAACCTGAGCCCCCAGCTCGGGCTCGTCCAAGG
This portion of the Streptomyces sp. 2114.4 genome encodes:
- a CDS encoding TetR/AcrR family transcriptional regulator, which produces MSEIDRSRAARAEARTRIEDTAARLFAERGFAGTTIGEIAAEAGLSKPMLYRHFDSKQELHLALLERHRDELAAAPIRELLHGDGDLATRMTAMYDAWFGYVQSHPYTWRMMFRDTTGDAQVAAFHRELQRRQRETDVALLREFVPGIPEAELEPLGEAIRSSLYGLALWWLERPDRPRELLVATMVRITRGLISTVEAPSGGHGDDGQAAEAAGASAGKGTPGPPGGTD
- a CDS encoding alpha/beta hydrolase, encoding MSVQPEMNDRTAARVHPELVPAYEALPRVADPYEDIEAARAAFHDMLAAFPADRTGVCSERFDIPRTVGGAPADGGTLTDGGALTVEVYRPEGAVGTAAEDTGIASGAGNGLPAVLHFHGGGFALGRALPGQDRVAIELCRELPAVIVTVEYRLAPEHRYPAAVEDCYLALEWVAGRAAELGIDPARIAVAGKSAGGGLSAAVALMARDRGGPELACQSLCVPDLDDRVGADAAAGTAADTEGALDARVLNGRGVQSSWRHYLPEGTTVAEAYAAPARATELSGLPPAHVLVCDLDPMREAGLAYARRLMDAGVPVTVRNVPGAWHGFELYAPDTRVAKEMTAHWTGQLRAALHPASPAVV
- a CDS encoding bifunctional 3'-5' exonuclease/DNA polymerase, with the translated sequence MRWAVVETGDGGARLCPLDRDGRAAGPVLREPSLAEAVRSRPEVERWVWRSTAEIYRRLAAAGVRVERCYDVEAAEALLIGHEEGQSGQPHSLAAAWARLHGRPVPQDAPVRTAQAQPSLFEPGPVPLPPGTDELTALLEVYAGHLARTRRAEHPDRMRLLLAAESAGMLVATEMGRAGVPWRADVHRKLLDELLGERYPGGGEPRRMAELADEVSRAFGAGRRVRPDLPQDIIKAFAGAGISLASTRKWELQQIDHPAVAPLLRYKTLYRLYTAHGWTWLQQWVHDGRFRPEYLPGGTVSGRWTTNGGGALQIPKVIRQAVRADPGWRLVVADAAQMEPRVLAAVSRDRGLMELAGRGEDLYADLAARAFGGDRDRAKLGLLGAIYGQTSGDALKHMADLRRRYPAAVAYVDEAARAGEEGRLVRTWLGRTCPPASVAPPDEAGLPQDEEPSPAYGSGSAAARARGRFTRNFVVQGSAADWALLLLAALRRSLSEGGLRAELVFFQHDEVIVHCPAAEAATVAGAITAAAATAGRIAFGETPVRFPFTTAVVECYAEAK
- a CDS encoding rodlin encodes the protein MIKKVLATTAVAASVVGISATVAPQAMAIGNHNGTSTVNGNGAKSAFGNSTTVGKMSPQLELIQGSLNKPCLGIGKVDAQVAAVLANVQDVNVLSSPQNQQCTENSTQAKGDEALSHILSDIPILSGNGVGNR
- a CDS encoding chaplin yields the protein MKYAKVAAITAGTIMAVGSATPAFADAGIAGGAKNSPGVISGNAIQVPVHIPINICGNTVNIVALLNPAFGNTCVNA
- a CDS encoding rodlin: MIKKALATAAAAASIVGVAAAAAPQAMAIGNQHGTSSVNGNGAQQYFGNSTTYGYMSPQIGLIQGSLNKPCLALGKLNLQGASALQLQDINVLSSPQNQQCTENSTQAKGDEPLSHILDNIPILSGNGAGNH